The following proteins come from a genomic window of Mycolicibacterium rufum:
- a CDS encoding dihydrofolate reductase family protein has product MTAIAGPPLIHDAESLDDDALRALLAYPEGLQRPLLRANFIASIDGAVTYDGSGRKLGTATDRRVFRRLREVADVVLVGASTATSAPYLDMGLSADAQAWRLGHGLAPVQPVAVVSSRAVVPTALLQATVPPIVLVSAHADREARAALARSAACVVELPGPLVSSADIRAALGDMGLLRVLVEGGPTLFSRLVADDEIDELCLTTSPMMVVGPARRIAASASHTAVPMVRRGILTGDDGTLIVRWAKA; this is encoded by the coding sequence GTGACCGCCATTGCCGGCCCACCCCTGATCCATGACGCGGAGTCGCTCGACGACGACGCGCTGCGCGCGCTGCTCGCCTACCCCGAGGGCCTGCAGCGTCCGCTGCTGCGGGCCAACTTCATCGCCAGCATCGACGGTGCCGTGACCTACGACGGCTCGGGACGCAAACTCGGCACGGCTACGGACCGGCGGGTGTTCCGCCGGCTTCGCGAGGTCGCCGACGTGGTGCTCGTCGGCGCCTCGACCGCCACGTCGGCTCCGTATCTGGACATGGGCTTGAGCGCCGACGCTCAGGCGTGGCGGCTGGGCCATGGACTGGCGCCGGTGCAGCCCGTTGCGGTGGTGTCCAGCCGCGCGGTGGTGCCGACCGCACTCCTGCAGGCGACCGTGCCGCCGATCGTGCTCGTCTCGGCGCACGCGGACAGGGAGGCCCGGGCGGCGCTCGCGCGGTCCGCGGCGTGCGTCGTCGAACTGCCTGGGCCCCTGGTGAGTTCGGCCGACATCCGCGCCGCGCTGGGCGACATGGGGCTGCTGCGGGTGCTGGTGGAGGGCGGTCCGACGCTGTTCTCGCGACTCGTCGCTGACGACGAGATCGACGAACTCTGCCTGACCACCAGCCCGATGATGGTGGTGGGCCCAGCCCGGCGCATCGCCGCCTCCGCGAGCCATACGGCGGTGCCCATGGTCCGACGCGGCATCCTGACCGGCGACGACGGCACACTGATCGTTCGGTGGGCAAAGGCTTGA
- a CDS encoding DHA2 family efflux MFS transporter permease subunit, with protein MTAVDDRRVFRSLWVMMIGFLLVVVDSTAVAVATPVIRDAFGVDYHFVIWVSSAYLLAFAAFLLPGGRLGDRFGPRNLYLLGLTVFGASSVACGLAGSVDALIAARVVQGVGAAVMTPQILTTITRAFPPERRGAAMAVWGATAGVGMFAGPVAGGVLVDGVGWRWIFLVNAPLATIGVVLAAALVPAIPGRRHHLDLPGVVLSGTGIGLVVYGLQEGQHHGWPLSIWAAIAFGLVLVAAFVGWQAVQRDEPLIPLTLFRHRDFVLANAGIVAVSFAFVAFAVPLMFYLQEVCTLPATRAALLIAPIAVATAALAPVVGRMVDRVPARPIIAGGFALLAIALFWLSVDMTQSTPVWRLLIPLTLMGAAGALTWEPLAVIASRTLPPELAGAGSAMCNTSRQVGAALSSAGIAALMTALIGGEPVADGATAHGSASRASFAVAMSESMMLPAAAAISGVAVALLMTRGSRSGPTFPRVQKARVAP; from the coding sequence ATGACCGCTGTCGACGACCGGCGGGTCTTCCGGTCGCTGTGGGTGATGATGATCGGCTTCCTGCTGGTCGTGGTCGACTCGACCGCGGTGGCGGTCGCCACGCCGGTCATCAGGGACGCGTTCGGTGTCGACTACCACTTCGTCATCTGGGTGAGCAGCGCGTACCTGCTGGCGTTCGCCGCGTTCCTGCTCCCCGGCGGACGCCTCGGCGACCGGTTCGGTCCCCGGAACCTCTACCTCCTCGGCCTGACGGTGTTCGGCGCGTCGTCGGTGGCGTGCGGACTGGCAGGCTCCGTCGACGCCCTGATCGCCGCGCGCGTCGTCCAGGGTGTCGGCGCTGCGGTGATGACACCGCAGATCCTGACGACGATCACCCGGGCCTTCCCGCCCGAACGGCGCGGCGCGGCGATGGCGGTCTGGGGTGCCACGGCCGGTGTCGGCATGTTCGCCGGTCCCGTCGCCGGCGGGGTGCTCGTCGACGGCGTCGGCTGGCGGTGGATCTTCCTCGTCAACGCGCCGCTGGCCACGATCGGTGTGGTCCTGGCCGCAGCGCTGGTCCCCGCGATCCCGGGTCGGCGACACCATCTCGACCTGCCCGGGGTGGTGCTCTCGGGCACCGGGATCGGGCTCGTCGTCTACGGCCTGCAGGAGGGGCAGCACCACGGGTGGCCGCTGTCGATCTGGGCGGCCATCGCCTTCGGGCTGGTGCTGGTCGCCGCGTTCGTCGGGTGGCAGGCCGTCCAGCGCGACGAGCCGCTCATCCCGCTGACGCTCTTCCGGCACCGCGACTTCGTCCTGGCGAACGCGGGCATCGTCGCGGTCAGCTTCGCCTTCGTCGCCTTCGCAGTGCCCCTGATGTTCTATCTGCAGGAGGTCTGCACCCTGCCCGCCACCCGCGCGGCCCTGCTGATCGCTCCGATCGCGGTCGCCACAGCCGCCCTGGCGCCGGTCGTCGGCAGGATGGTCGACCGCGTGCCCGCGCGGCCGATCATCGCCGGCGGCTTCGCACTGCTCGCCATCGCGTTGTTCTGGCTCTCGGTCGACATGACGCAGTCCACCCCGGTCTGGCGACTGCTGATCCCCCTGACCCTGATGGGCGCGGCCGGCGCGTTGACGTGGGAACCGTTGGCGGTCATCGCTTCTCGGACCCTCCCGCCCGAGCTGGCCGGTGCGGGCTCGGCGATGTGCAACACGTCCCGGCAGGTCGGCGCGGCGCTCAGCAGCGCCGGCATCGCGGCGCTGATGACCGCCCTGATCGGCGGCGAACCCGTCGCCGACGGCGCGACGGCGCACGGGTCGGCGTCGCGGGCGTCGTTCGCGGTGGCGATGTCGGAGTCGATGATGCTGCCGGCCGCGGCGGCGATCTCGGGCGTGGCGGTGGCGCTGTTGATGACGCGCGGGTCCCGGTCCGGTCCGACATTCCCGCGAGTGCAGAAGGCGAGGGTCGCCCCGTGA